One part of the Solea solea chromosome 1, fSolSol10.1, whole genome shotgun sequence genome encodes these proteins:
- the LOC131457591 gene encoding protein THEM6-like, which yields MWWLLWVLAALLVLFCSLDVWYFLHVAAVIVRAWFQPPIWDVTAEQVLPGRVTPRDIDMGHMNNARYLRQCDFARYSLYIRNGVWKALRALGSSLVVGATTMRYRRALCVGEGYELRSRIVTWDDKAFYLEQRFVSTKDGLVCAIMYCKQNVIRSSPDKIMQYLCKRKVECPEFPEDLQHWVNFISASSQTLRAESGLEEKNK from the exons ATGTGGTGGCTGCTGTGGGTGCTCGCTGCCTTGCTGGTTCTCTTCTGCAGTCTGGACGTGTGGTACTTCCTACATGTCGCGGCTGTGATCGTCCGTGCCTGGTTCCAGCCTCCAATCTGGGACGTCACGGCAGAGCAGGTCCTTCCAGGCCGCGTCACTCCCCGCGATATCGACATGGGCCACATGAACAATGCCCGTTACCTGCGCCAGTGTGACTTTGCCAGATATTCTCTCTACATACGCAATGGCGTGTGGAAGGCCTTGCGTGCCCTCGGAAGTTCGTTGGTGGTGGGGGCCACCACCATGCGTTACAGGAGGGCTCTGTGTGTAGGAGAGGGGTACGAGCTCCGGAGTCGCATCGTGACGTGGGACGACAAAGCCTTTTACCTCGAGCAGAGATTTGTGTCGACAAAAGACGGGCTGGTGTGTGCCATCATGTACTGCAAGCAGAATGTGATCCGGAGCAGCCCAGACAAGATTATGCAGTACCTCTGTAAAAGGAAG GTGGAATGTCCCGAGTTTCCAGAGGATCTTCAACACTGGGTCAACTTCATCTCTGCCAGCAGCCAGACCCTCAGAGCAGAGAGTGGACTTGAGGAAAAGAATAAATAA